Proteins from a genomic interval of Phlebotomus papatasi isolate M1 chromosome 3, Ppap_2.1, whole genome shotgun sequence:
- the LOC129806883 gene encoding nuclear receptor coactivator 2 isoform X17 — protein sequence MSIAAAENAGLGPCDLPLPDQWVTHSHTQLSHLQSHSVATTSAGGVIPLSLASPATTAALAGLHHHTTPQQHSPLQQSSKIMNAVAPAVACPPTSAATKKIRRKQENKPQSQINKCNNEKRRRELENEYIEQLGEFLQINKRDMTSCKPDKAAILNEVVKTFRTLLEKGSRELSSSRCSKCPPDCADSCTVHPVQQGDVSSTEPPLPEPSVNGQSPEISAYFEAVEHYISSAGWVLLEINAEGIIECVTENIKDLIMFTRAELSRQSIYSYLHPGDHGKLSPILNNMSFTVGWGATEDDSQSPQQPQVPPGSNQAGSGGKRSIKTRIRMLVKHPEAAGETIEQKQQRMDKYEEVVIIAAPVKDDGDECSSVLCLITRPEDDGPLENSGALPQRDLEQLTLKIEPSGKIINLDASTLRETFAQSLAKEPLRSIQDLCHVQDQHVLKMHLKEVHQGTNSMAYSAAYRLRLGGPEAYVHVKVTSKLFRSTIHGESDFIMAVHTILMDGDSGDQQMALMGGPSGMGSHLAAGGSGSSSGSSMGGPLMTSVMNGGVGTLQASAGRSTSVVTSFSSPPASDCSNFFATESLIDFDIPHSTILDMDAVGVTWDTRPDSRASVTPVSTPRPPSVSAYSPVAAPICPSPLTYHSANAGGQASPQNNNNSSSVNNNTNANFSGNFGNFPGGFEDKEKAGMEQQQQMVIGQNHDSERLRNLLTTKRSQPIGAPGTSAMDADATARNTNRILKGLLNAEEEKDAANPAYAKMNAGTARMPQGRPRSVQENKTSNNNMLLQLLNDKSDDDDPESRGNRVPSELLRQLQKKLNPKEDTPKEHNHANQQIGNEELIQLLRFQGNDFGRKRSSNEPDEGGAAKRSDEKPSLLREKNKMLASLLANPSKAPTTVLPSTAMQVKIIPDITPSSINSRVTNTSNQQQHLTNNNNTIMSNNNTNSNNQKQIVQPLNQVRPPPPSIRKPSDVYLNQMPSQQDISKNQQVMQPPVSHPQDFQVESGSFATSTAVTPSQPHQEWDPELSEILNEVIDIVPDTNYPDNDLNNILGTAISTIDTSSVPSAPAQSQHQDLNEKLMINAIQKSLMQFENNSVFNSSPPAYPAMHSGPPTAGGSVTTHQQSQGFPAPPPIYSQRSQRMPQMIPAGHQQQQQQQQQLNVTAVAARFQLMQQHRLMQQQQQKEQRERLLQQQQKQQMVVPVNATAGADQLCLNPGMTNIESLLNNTVAPNVSLQRSTSVVSDAQLSPGFTQPMMQPQQQNSNQRTPFSPQPNQGYQQASFSTNNGQRLSPLQQQQLSQQQQQQQQQQQMGGFSGGTSANGTAQLSPRQPPFGGQGAIHQQQTPQAVATSVQQQQQQQQQWTQQQSNVRLSLQQQQNPMLNAQLTNVVGYNSRQFQAQRQRSLNSPGTPVSRQNSFPGPEGFPGPPSPTQTPYGASPGTNVVPGQAGVFNQQQLRMQRQASVPQATQHLPGANNNGAREFLRAHVQNRQTGQVRTPQSPHSGMGQSPLVGNPASSGIPGGGGGTGQQQQSPQQQMGAAPLLNTPPDQTLGFNFDMSQSDFFGGSVTR from the exons GCTTGGCCCGTGTGATCTACCTCTGCCGGATCAGTGGGTCACCCATTCCCACACACAATTGTCACATCTTCAGTCACACTCCGTCGCCACGACGTCCGCGGGGGGCGTCATTCCGCTCTCGCTCGCGTCTCCGGCGACCACAGCTGCCCTCGCGGGCCTTCACCATCACACGACGCCGCAGCAGCATTCACCCCTGCAGCAGTCGTCAAAAATAATGAATGCCGTGGCGCCGGCTGTGGCGTGCCCGCCCACGAGCGCCGCCACCAAGAAGATTCGCCGGAAGCAGGAGAATAAACCACAGTCGCAGATCAACAAGTGTAACAATGAGAAGCGGCGTCGAGAACTTGAGAATGAATATATTGAGCAGCTGGGTGAGTTCCTGCAGATCAACAAACGCGACATGACCTCCTGCAAGCCAGACAAGGCGGCCATCCTCAATGAAGTAGTGAAAACG TTTCGTACGTTGTTGGAGAAAGGCAGTCGAGAATTGTCATCGTCCAGATGTTCTAAATGCCCGCCAGACTGTGCTGACTCCTGCACGGTACATCCCGTTCAGCAGGGCGATGTGTCCTCGACGGAACCTCCTCTACCTGAGCCCTCAGTCAATGGTCAGTCACCCGAAATCTCGGCATACTTTGAGGCTGTGGAGCACTATATCTCATCAGCTGGATGGGTACTGCTGGAGATCAATGCCGAGGGTATTATTGAGTGCGTGACTGAGAATATCAAGGACTTGATTATGTTCACGCGGGCTGAACTCAGTAGACAGTCAATCTATTCGTACCTGCATCCTGGTGATCATGGGAAACTTAGTCCCATTCTCAATAATATGTCCTTTACGGTTGGCTGGGGTGCCACTGAGGATGATTCACAGTCTCCGCAGCAGCCTCAAGTGCCACCGGGGTCAAATCAGGCTGGAAGTGGCGGAAAGAGGTCGATAAAGACGCGAATACGGATGTTGGTGAAGCATCCAGAAGCTGCTGGTGAAACAATTGAGCAGAAACAGCAGCGAATGGATAAGTACGAAGAAGTGGTGATCATAGCGGCTCCTGTGAAGGATGATGGTGATGAATGTTCATCTGTGCTGTGTTTGATCACACGGCCTGAAGATGATGGACCTCTGGAGAATTCTGGAGCACTTCCACAACGGGATCTCGAACAATTGACGCTAAAAATTGAACCTAGTGGGAAGATTATTAATCTCGATGCGAGTACGTTAAGGGAGACATTTGCCCAGAGCCTAGCCAAAGAGCCGCTGAGATCCATACAGGATCTGTGTCATGTGCAGGATCAGCATGTACTGAAGATGCACTTGAAGGAAGTGCATCAGGGCACCAATTCCATGGCATATTCAGCGGCCTATCGGCTCAGACTAGGTGGTCCGGAAGCCTATGTTCACGTTAAGGTGACATCTAAGCTTTTCCGGAGCACCATTCATGGCGAGAGTGACTTCATCATGGCTGTGCATACGATTCTCATGGATGGAGACTCTGGTGATCAGCAAATGGCACTGATGGGAGGACCTTCGGGGATGGGGTCACATTTGGCAGCTGGAGGATCCGGAAGTAGTAGTGGTAGTAGTATGGGAGGACCCCTTATGACAAGTGTCATGAACGGAGGGGTAGGAACTCTGCAAGCCTCTGCAGGAAGATCCACCAGCGTTGTAACTTCCTTTTCGAGCCCTCCAGCCTCCGACTGCAGTAATTTCTTTGCCACAGAGTCTCTAATTGACTTTGACATCCCTCATTCTACAATCCTGGACATGGATGCTGTGGGAGTGACCTGGGATACGAGGCCAGACTCCAGGGCCAGTGTTACTCCCGTCAGCACTCCTAGACCTCCCTCTGTCTCAGCCTATAGTCCTGTAGCTGCTCCTATTTGTCCTTCTCCTCTGACCTACCACTCAGCTAATGCTGGTGGCCAGGCAAGTCCTCAGAACAATAATAACAGCAGCAGTGTCAACAACAACACCAACGCAAACTTCAGTGGAAACTTCGGTAACTTTCCTGGGGGGTTTGAGGACAAGGAAAAGGCGGGTATGGAGCAGCAGCAACAGATGGTAATTGGGCAGAATCATGACTCTGAGAGGCTGAGAAATCTGCTGACGACGAAGCGGAGTCAACCAATTGGGGCACCGGGCACAAGTGCCATGGATGCAGATGCAACAGCTCGCAACACCAATAGGATTCTCAAG GGTCTCCTCAATGCCGAGGAGGAGAAGGATGCTGCCAATCCAGCTTATGCGAAGATGAATGCGGGCACGGCCAGAATGCCCCAAGGCAGACCCAGGTCGGTACAGGAGAACAAGACCAGCAACAATAACATGCTGCTGCAG CTACTCAATGATAAGAGTGATGATGATGATCCGGAATCGCGAGGGAATCGTGTGCCCAGTGAATTGCTGCGTCAGCTGCAAAAA AAATTGAATCCCAAGGAGGACACACCGAAGGAACACAATCATGCTAATCAGCAGATTGGGAATGAGGAGTTGATTCAACTGCTGCGATTCCAAGGCAATGACTTTGGTAGGAAGCGTTCGTCGAATGAGCCGGATGAAGGTGGGGCGGCCAAAAGGTCCGACGAGAAGCCATCGTTGTTGCGCGAGAAGAACAAAATGCTGGCATCACTGCTGGCCAATCCGTCAAAGGCACCCACCACCGTGCTCCCATCGACGGCCATGCAAGTGAAGATAATTCCCGATATAACGCCGTCCAGTATTAATTCCCGGGTCACAAATACCAGCAATCAGCAGCAACATCTAACCAATAACAACAACACTATTATGAGCAACAATAACACTAATAGCAACAACCAAAAACAAATAGTACAACCGTTGAACCAAGTTCGACCGCCTCCGCCATCAATTCGTAAGCCTTCCGATGTCTACCTCAACCAAATGCCAAGTCAGCAGGATATTAGCAAGAATCAACAG GTGATGCAACCGCCAGTATCACATCCACAAGATTTCCAAGTGGAATCAGGGTCCTTCGCTACATCAACTGCCGTAACTCCATCCCAGCCCCATCAAGAGTGGGACCCGGAGCTATCTGAGATTCTAAATGAAGTTATTGACATTGTGCCAGACACAAATTATCCCGACAATGATTTAAATAATATTCTGGGCACTG CTATTAGTACAATTGATACGTCATCTGTGCCATCGGCACCAGCTCAGAGTCAGCATCAGGATCTCAATGAGAAGCTAATGATAAATGCCATTCAGAAGTCACTGATGCAATTTGAGAATAATTCAGTGTTTAACAGCAGTCCACCGGCATATCCGGCTATGCATTCCGGACCACCGACAGCCGGTGGTTCTGTTACGACGCACCAGCAGAGTCAGGGATTCCCAGCGCCACCACCAATTTACTCACAGCGCTCTCAGCGGATGCCCCAAATGATTCCGGCTGGGCAtcaacagcagcagcagcagcaacaacaaCTCAATGTGACGGCTGTGGCAGCGAGATTTCAGCTAATGCAGCAGCATAGGTTGATGCAACAGCAACAGCAAAAGGAGCAACGTGAGAGGCTGCTACAGCAACAACAGAAACAACAAATGGTCGTTCCGGTGAATGCCACAGCAGGAGCTGATCAGTTGT GCCTAAATCCCGGGATGACTAATATTGAGTCACTTCTGAACAACACAGTGGCACCAAATGTATCTCTTCAGCGTAGTACGAGTGTTGTGTCAGATGCACAACTCAGTCCTGGTTTTACGCAGCCAATGATGCAGCCACAGCAGCAGAATTCCAATCAACGAACACCGTTTAGTCCACAACCAAATCAAg GCTACCAACAGGCGTCTTTTAGTACCAACAATGGTCAGCGCCTGTCACCGTTGCAACAGCAACAACTCAGtcaacagcagcagcaacaacaaCAGCAACAGCAAATGGGGGGATTTTCGGGAGGTACTAGCGCCAATGGAACAGCTCAGTTGTCTCCACGACAACCGCCATTTGGTGGACAGGGTGCCATTCATCAGCAACAAACACCACAAGCCGTTGCCACATCCGttcagcagcagcagcaacagcaacaACAATGGACTCAGCAGCAATCCAATGTGAGGTTATCGCTGCAGCAGCAGCAAAATCCAATGCTCAATGCCCAGCTCACG AATGTGGTCGGCTACAACTCGCGACAATTCCAGGCGCAACGTCAGCGATCTCTCAATTCCCCTGGTACTCCAGTGAGTCGCCAGAACTCCTTTCCTGGTCCCGAAGGCTTTCCCGGACCACCCAGTCCGACACAGACTCCCTACGGAGCATCTCCAGGCACAAATGTTGTGCCTGGACAGGCGGGTGTATTCAATCAGCAACAACTGAGGATGCAACGACAAGCCAGTGTGCCTCAGGCCACACAGCATTTACCAG